The nucleotide sequence AATCTGAACGGAGAAGACGTTCGTGAGGGGTTGACCGCGATCGTCTCGGTCAAGGTCCGTGAACCGCAGTTCGAGGGACAGACCAAGACGAAGCTGGGGAACACAGAAGTGCGCGGATACGTCGAGAAGACGCTGAACCGTATGCTGCCCGAATGGCTGGAACGCCGTCCCGGTGAAGCCCGTGCGATCGCGGAGAAGGCTATCAACGCCTCGCGTGCCCGGATGGCGGCACGCAAAGCCCGTGAACTGACCCGGCGGAAATCCATGCTCGAGTCGGCCAGCCTTCCAGGCAAGTTGGCGGATTGTTCCTCGCGGGAAGCCGAAGAGTCCGAAATGTTCATCGTCGAGGGTGATTCGGCCGCCGGTCCTGCGAAGCAGGGGCGAGACAGTCGCACGCAAGCGATCCTCCCGATTCGCGGCAAGATCATCAACGTCGAGAAGGCACGGCTGACCAAGGCACTCCAGAATACGGAGATCCAAGCACTGATCACGGCCATCGGAACCGGCATTGGCGAAGAGTTCGACCTTACGAAGGCTCGATACCACAAAGTGGTACTGCTCACCGATGCGGACGTCGACGGTGCCCACATCCGTACGCTCCTGCTCACGTTCTTCTTCCGACACATGAAACCGTTGATCGAGGCGGGCTACGTGTACATCGCGCAGCCACCGTTGTATCGGGTGAAGCAGGGCAAGAATGTGACCTACCTCGCGGACGATGCCGAACTTGCCGCCTACCGGGAACAAGTGGGGAAGAAGCGAGTGGACGTGAGCCGCTTCAAAGGCCTCGGTGAGATGAACGCTTCGGAGTTGTGGGAGACGGCCATGGATCCTGAACGACGCCGTCTCCTGCGGGTTGACCTGGATGACGCGACCCGCGCCGAGGAGGTCTTTTCGACCTTGATGGGCGACGACGTGAAAGCGCGCAAGTTGTTCATTCAGCAGAACGCCAAAGACGTGCGTTTCCTGGATGTTTGAAGGAGAACCGATGGCGGACGGCCACGACATAGAGATCCCTGCGGTCGACATCAACCACGAGGTTGAGAAATCGTTCCTCGAGTATGCGATGTCGGTCATCGTCTCGCGTGCACTTCCCGACGTGAGAGACGGGCTCAAGCCGGTGCAACGGCGAATCATCTACTCGATGTTCGAATCGAACATGGGACCTACGACCAGTTTCAGGAAGTGTTCGAAAGTCGTTGGTGACGTGATGGGGAACTACCACCCGCATGGCAACGATGCGATCTATGACGCACTCGTGCGGATGGGGCAGGATTTCAGCTCCCGGTATCCACTCATCGACAAGCAGGGAAACTTCGGAACGGTCGACGATCCGCCGGCGGCGATGCGGTACACGGAAAGCCGCCTGACCCATCTCGCCATGAAGCTCCTGGAGGGAATCCGGGAAAACACGGTCGACTTCACGGAGAACTACTCGGGGGAATCCTCCGAACCTGTAGTGCTGCCTGCTCGGTTCCCGAACCTGCTCGTCAACGGATCGACTGGTATCGCCGTAGGTATGGCGACCAACATTCCTCCGTACAACCTGGGGGAGATCATCGACGCAGCGCTGTTCGCTCTCCGAAACCCGGACGCGCCGGTCGAGGACTACCTGGAGATCGTGAAGGGTCCTGATTTCCCGACCGGGGGCTACCTCGTGGGCAGGAGAGGGATTCATGAGGCGCTGACAACAGGTCGGGGATCGGTCAAGATGCGCGCGGTCACCGACGTGCAGGAGATCCGCAAGGGTCGGACGGCGATCATCGTGAGCGAGCTTCCGTACCAGGTATCACACGACAGGGTGCTCGAAAAGATCGCGGCGCTCGTACACGGCAAGAAGATCACCGGCATTGCAGACCTCCGGAACGCGAGCTCGGATCGTGTGGGGACCAGGTTGGTCATCGAGCTGAAGAAGGATGCCATTCCGCAGGTCGTGCTCAACCAACTGTTCAAGATGACACAGCTGCAGGAGACATTTGGCGTCAACGCGGTCGCGCTCGTAGACGGCGTCCCGCGGACGATGAACATCGCACAGATGATCGGGTACTACCTCGACCACCAGATGGAGGTCGTCGAGCGTCGGACGCGCTTCCGTCTCGATGAGGCCAAACGCAGGGCGCACATCGTCGAGGGATTGCTGATAGCGCTGGACAACATCGACGAAGTGATCGCGATCATTCGGAACTCGGATGACACGGCAGTTGCACGGACGGCGTTGATCGAGAAGTTCAAACTGTCGGAAATCCAGGCCAACCACATTCTCGACATGCAGCTGCGCAGGTTGACGGCGCTGGAAACGTCCAAACTCCGTGACGAGTATGCGACGCTGGAGGAGACGATCGCCGACCTCGAGGCCATCCTGGCCGACCCGGCGCGCCGGAGGTCGATCATCACCGAAGACCTCGAAGAGATCAAGGAGAAGTTCGCCGACCCTCGACGAAGCCACATCATTCCCGATGACGGGGACTTGTCGCTGGAGGATCTGATCGCGGACGAGGAATTGGTCGTGACCGTCTCGGGGAACGGGTACCTGAAATCGGTCCTGGCTCGGACGTACCGGTCCCAAGGCCGGGGAGGTCGCGGTGTGCAGGGTGCTTCTCTGCGAGAAGACGACGTGATCAACCATCTCGTGCACACGACGGCGCACTCGTACCTGTTGTTCTTCACCAACCGGGGCAAGGTGCATCGAGTGAAAGCGCACCAGATCCCCAGGAAGGAACGGACGGCCAAGGGAGTGCTCGCACAGGCAGTACTACCTCTGGAGCCGGATGAGCGCATTGAGGCCGTGATCGACACCCGGGACTATGAGAGGTCGCGGTATCTGGTGATGGTGACCAAGATGGGACTCGTCAAGAAGACGGCGTTTCGCGACTATGACTCGAGGAACGCGACGCTCGTGGCAATAAGTCTCCAAGAGGGCGACGAGGTCGTTGCCGTGCGCACGACGGACGGCGAGGACGAGTTACTGCTCTTCACCAGCAACGGTCAAGGAATCCGGTTCTCGGAAAGGGACCTGCGTCCCATGGGGAGGGCTACGAGGGGGGTCCGTGGCATCAGATTGCGCGACGGAGACGCGGTCATTTCCGCAGCGTCGAGCAAGGACGGTGAGGAGGTCCTTCTGATCACATCGGGAGGCTACGGGAAACGTGTGAAGATGAGTGAGTTCCCGATCCAGCGGCGAGGCGGTATCGGAGTCAAGTCGATGAAGCTGACCAGGGTTCGCGGTCGTCTCATCGCGGGCAGAGCCGTGGCTACCGGAGCAGAGGTCTTTGCGATTTCCTCGGACGGTGTCGTGATCCGAATCAACACGAAGACCATCAGCCGCCAGAAGAGAGAGGCCAGGGGCGTAAAGGTCATGAACGTCGTTCCAGGCGTCGAAGTCACGGCGATCGCGCCCGTGCCCGTGGAGGATTGAGCGGTCAGGTCTCGGGACGTATGCGTGGCGGTTGTACGAGTCGACGGTACACTCGCACTGAACGAGGAGTTGAGATCTATGGCCGTGCGAAGGGTTCGCCGGGTTGTTCGCAAGTTCGATCCGTGGACCGTGATGAAGGTGTCACTGGTCTTCTACGCCGTGTTGGGCCTCGTCTTCATCCTCGCCGTGGTGATTCTCTGGGCGATCATCACGAATGCCGGAATCCCACAGGCGATCGAGGACTTCCTGAAGAAGATCACCCTTCTCGATCAGGAGGCATCCCTCTTCTCGGATGGAGAGCAGTACCTGCGCGTCGTGGTGTTCCTTTCCGTGGTGTGGACTGCCCTGATGACCGGACTGACGACACTCGGCTCGGTGATGTACAACCTGATCTCTGATGTCGTGGGCGGAATCGAGGTCGTCGTGCTCGAAGAGACCTTGAACGTCCCTGCTGTGCCTGCACCCGTTCGCCCACCGCAGCGGTGGTCGACCCCTCCGGCTACCAGTGAGCGAGATCTCCCGACAGAGGAGATCGAAGCCGTCGAGGATCCAATCAAGGCTGCCGGAACTTAGCACCGCGACCACGAACTTCGATGGCCGGGGAACTGGCAATCTCGAGGCCGGCATTCTCGGCGGTGTCGAGATAGAGGCCGGCAACGTCTTCCCAACGGACCGCTCCGACAGGCAACTCGGACGTCGCCATCACCGTTGCAGCAGCCGCCAATGCGATTCCGGCGAGAAACGCAGTGTTGTCGGCGACACCGATGGATCTCCGGGCCCCGCTGATGACCAGCCCTGCCCAGTCGCCGGCGGTTGGAGCGATGAACAACCCGTCGTGGCGTTGTGTCGCCTTCAAGGGGCCAACCGGAGGAGGGAAGACGATGTGCGTGCCTTTTCGGAGTGGAGTTCCCTGTTGCGTGATTGCGACGATGGGGGCATCGATGTCGGTTTCGTGTTCGAGGCATCGGGCGATGGCGATCAGACTGGCCCCGGCGAAGAGGGGAATGGACGCGGTTTCATCGAGTTCGGCGCTCAGAACGAGAGGGATGTTCGCCGCAACGGCTCGATCGAGGATCGTTGCCGGGGTACTGGAATCCGAGACGAGCACATCCCACGCGGAGAGTTCCTCGACGCGGACGACCCTTGGATCTTCACTCGGCTCCTGATCGAGAACCCCGAGGAGGTCCAGTTGTCGTTCGGCGAGCAGCACACTCGCTGCACGACCGCCAATCGGTCCGCTCTGGTGGATGGCGATCTTCACGGACGTGTGAAGGGTTCCCAGGTCCCCGCCGTAGGACCGGGAGAGCGTCGTCTGAGAACGGCTATCCCAATGGCGAAAAGGGCGAGGAGCAGGAACTTGCGCATGGGTGAAGTGTAGATCGGGTCGTCAACTGCGTCGTATAGGTCTCAAGGAGACCGACGAGTCATCCGAAGACCCCGTGGGAAGGGAAACGCATGGGAATGTGGCTTGATGACATAGCGGTGGCGATCGGCATAGGCCTCTTCGTCTCGGCAGTGTGGTTCTTCTCGTTGAAATTCAGAGGAACCCGGCAGCGCTTGCGTGCATCCGAACGAAGGGCGGAGTATGTCGAGGCGTTGGGCAACCTGGTCCTGGCCCAAGGAGCGATTCCACGATTGCTTCGGCGACGGTCCGCAGATCCGGTTCTGAGAGAAGTGTTGCTCGAATACCTGCGGTTCCTCGAAGGAGAGGAGCGGAGGTTCTTGCTCCAGATGGCCCACTCGATGGGGCTCATGGAGCGGTTCGTCGGGGAATTGCATCACAGGGACCGTGCCGTCCGGGTTCGGGCCGCCGAGGCGCTGACCGAGTTCGCCGATCCCGATACGGTCGAGGCGCTCCTCATGGCTTTGTCGGATCCTGTTCCCGAAGTACGAATTCAGGCGGTGGCCGCCCTCGCTCGGATCGGCAACGCGATGGCCGTCAAGTCCATTCTCGTTCAGTTGGACCGCGAAGACGACTGGGCGGCACATCGGATGGCCGATGCCCTTGCAGTATTCGGGGCGGATGCCGTCCCGGTGATGAACCAGTACGTGCAGCAATCAGGGCGGTATGTCGGACTCGTGATTCGGGCACTCGGCAGTATCGGCGACCACCGATCGGAAAGGGCGCTGTTGGATTCGTTGGAGTTCCCCGACAAGGAGGTTCGCATCCGGGCAGCGGCCGCATTGGGATCAACGTGCACCCCTGTCGGGATCGAGGATCTCGTCCAGGTGCTTCGAGATCCTGTCTGGGAAGTGAGAGCGCAGGCGGCCAAGTCATTGGGAGAATGTGGCGATCAGATGGCGGTGCCCGCGTTGCGGCATGCGCTCACGGACTCGTCGTGGTGGGTGAGGAGGAACGCAGCAGCGTCCCTCTCGTCTGTGCGAGGGGGCACAGAAGTACTGCGTGACGCGCTCGATGACAGGGATCGGTTTGCCAGAGACATCGCGGCGGCAACGTTGCTGGCCATGGGTGCGGGTCGTAAGGCCATAGAAGACGTGGACGCCGATGATCCGATGGAACGGGAGAAGGCGTGCTCGCTGATCAGGAAGCTCGCCCAGGTCGGCAAGGGAGAGTACTTTCGTCAGGCGATTCGGCTCGGAGAACTCGACGAGAACACCGAAGTAGTGGACATGGACACTCTCGGAACTGCGGAAAACTGACGAACGGTTTCCTGCTCGTTGAATCGTGGCGCCACCGTGGGTATGCGTGGACGGGGAAGACGACCGCCGGTGGGCCCAGGTGGACTTGAACCACCGGCCTCATCCTTATCAGGGATGCGCTCTAACCAGGCTGAGCTATGGGCCCGTGCGGGGGGATTGTAGTAGTGCGCCGAAACGCCACCAATCACGACGTTCCAGACCGACTTCACGAAGCGACCGAGGTTGGAAGGGCGATTCGTTAGTGTCCCGTCTGTCATGAGCCGTGAAATCTGGAATGCCCGATACGCCGAGCGAGAGCTGATCTGGAGCGCCGAACCAAATGAGCTCCTCGTTACGAGAACAGAGCGTCTCGCTCCCGGCCGTGCGCTGGACATCGGCGCTGGTGAAGGACGCAACGCGTTGTGGCTTGCCGAACGAGGATGGCAGGTGACTGCCGTCGATTTCTCCGACGTGGCGATCGCCAAAGGGAGAGAGGCCGCCCATCATCGTGGGGTGGAAGTGGAGTGGATCATCGCCGATCTACAGACCTATGTCCCGACGGAACGGAGTTTTGATCTCGTCATCGAGTTCTACATTCACATCCCGGAGCCGTGGCGGCCGCAGATCTGGCGCCGGGCTGCAGATGCGGTCGCAGAGGGTGGAACCCTGCTGATCGTCGGGCACGATGTCTCCAACCTGGAGGGAGGGCATGGCGGTCCGCAAAACCCGGCTGCATTGTTTGCTCCGCAGGATGTGGTGGGTGCCATCGAGGGTCTGGACGTGCTCGAGGCCGAGCAGGTGGTACGTGATGTCGATGGTCAGATCGCCATCGACGCTCTCGTGCTGGCCCGACGAGGGGTGAACCGTCTTTGACGGACTCACCAAGGACGGGATCAACGTACAATGTGGCCGGCTCTGGGGATGTAGCTCAGCTGGAAGAGCACCTGCCTTGCACGCAGGGGGTCGGCGGTTCGAGTCCGCTCATCTCCACGCACATTCTCGTGGCGGGACGACGGAACGGTCGCCACGAGCCATGACTGGAGGATCGTATGCGCCGCGCCGTGATCGTTGATGCCGTTCGAACCCCTGCGGGCAGGAGAGATGGGTACCTGAGGGAGTGGCATCCAGCCGACCTCGCAGGGCACGTTCTCTACGCGTTGGTCAAACGTACCGGGCTCGACCCTGCGATCGTCGACGATGTGATCATGGGGTGCGTATCCCAGACCGGTGAGCAGGCGTTCAACATCGGCCGGAACGCTCTCCTTGCCGCAGGATTCCCGGAAAGCGTGCCGGGCGTGACCATCGACCGGCAGTGCGGCTCCAGCCAACAGGCAGCACACTTTGGGGCCCAAGGCATCATGGCGGGCGTCTATGACGTGGTGATCGCCGCCGGGGTGGAATCGATGACGAGAATCCCCATGGGCGTCACCGCTTCGCAAGGTCCCGGATACCCGTTCGGCACGAAGGTCACAGAACGGTATGAGCTGGTTCCGCAGGGTCTGTCGGCCGAGATGATCGCCGACGAGTGGGACCTGAGCCGTGAACGGCTCGATGAGATCTCCCTCGCATCCCAACGTCGGGCTGCCCAGGCCACGGACGAAGGCCGTTTCAAATCGGAGATCGTTCCAACGCCCGGGCCCGACGGAGTCCCGGTGACCGTCGATGAGGGGATTCGTCGCGACACGTCCGCGGAGAGGCTGGCGGCACTTCGGCCGGCTTTCAAGCCGGATGGAAAGGTCACGGCGGGGAACTCGTCCCAGATCTCGGACGGGGCGGCCGCCGTCCTGATCATGAGTGAAGACAAGGCGCACGAACTCGGCATGCAGCCGCTGGCACGCTTCGTCGATTTCGCCGTCGTGGGTGTGGACCCGGTGACGATGCTCAAAGGACCCATTCCGGCCACAAAGAAAGTTCTGGATCGTGCAGGCCTCACCCTCGATCAGATCGATCGCTTCGAGATCAACGAAGCGTTCGCTTCGGTGATCGGGGCATGGCTCATCGAGATGGATGAAGATCCCGACGCCCTGTGGAAGCGGACCAACGTCAATGGGGGAGCGATTGCACTGGGGCATCCTCTTGGATGTTCGGGGGCCAAACTCATGACGACACTGGTGCACGAGCTCCGGCGCTCGGGGTCCCGCTACGGGCTCCAGGCGATGTGTGAGGGCGGCGGGATGGCCAATGCAACGATCGTGGAGCGGATCGAGTAGAGACCGTCCGTCATCCACAGCATGTGGACGAATCCGGGGATAACTACACCTATGTAATTCAGCGGTAGTTGGTGGTCATGAAGAACCCGCCGGCGAGAGCCGCCAGGCCGACCCAGAGGCCCCACCCACCGAAGAACACGAAGATGTAGTTGAGCACCACCAGCAGCACCCCGAGACCCATCAGCGCGAACATGGTGATGACGTACCACTGAGGCGACGGAGGCTTGCGTTTCGGTGCAGGGCGTGCAGGACCGTGAGACTGAGACTGACGCTTCTTCTTGCGGTTCTTGGACTTGGGCATGACAGCAAGAATAGTCGTCAGTCGACGAGCGAGACGTAGCCGCCTTCCTCGGCGACGATGCCATCGTGGATCAGATCGGTGATTGCCTCCTCGAGGAGGGCGGCGGGAAGGCTCTTGATCAGGTCCGATCGGTGGATACGATCGCCGTGGATGAGGGATCGCAAGATTGCTCCCCGGGCCTGTCGAATCGATCCATCGAATCGACCCTGTGGCCTTGGGGAGGCGTAGACATCGGGTCCGGTGCACCACGAAGCCACTGGACAGGAGCCACAGGCGGGGCGACGCGGGCGACAAAGCGCGGCGCCCAGATCCATGACTGCCTGGTTCCAGTCGACTGCCGCCCCGGCGGCGAGAACGCCGGCGGCGACGTCGGCAAGTTCTGCGCCGTCGAGTGGCCGTCCGACCCACCTGCTGAGTACACGGCGCAGGTTCGTATCGACTGTGGGTACCTGCTCCCCGAATGCGAAACAGGCAACGGCGGCGGCCGTATAAGGACCGACACCGGGCAGCGATTGCAGCGTCTTGGCGGTGGTCGGCCATCCATCGGACTCGATGCTGCGCGCCGCCTCGCGCAGCCGAAGGGCGCGAGTGTTGTAGCCGAGGCCCGACCACATGGCGAGGATTTCCGCTGCACGGGCTCGCGCGGCCGATGCGGGGTTGGGGAAACGGTCCAGGAACCGAAGGTACGCTTCGGCCACTCGAGAGGCCTGGGTCTGCTGGAGCATCACCTCGCTGACGAGGATCTGCCACGGATCATCGGTCTGTCTCCAGGGCAGACTGCGTCCCTTTCGGCGGTACCACTCGAGCAGGGCGGTGTTGCGAATCGATGTCTCCAACTCGCTCGAATTCAGCCTGAAGTACCGGCCGTAGTCGTCGTGGATGAGGTCGTCGTCGTAGATGAGGTGGTCGTGGTCGGAGGCGCCTCCCCGAGGGTCACCTGCACAATCGTGTCGGGGTCGACCTCGTCGCCGGCGGCGATCGATTGGGCAACCACCTTGCCGTCCTGCTCGGGACCCGTCTCCACCGTGGTGGCACTGACGCTGAGCTGGAGTCCAGCCGCTTCGAGAGCGGAGCGTGCCTGTTCTTCGGTCATGCCGGTGAGGTCGGGTACGACAACCGGTTCGGGACCCTGGGAGACGACCACGATGATCGTCGCACCGGCGGGAAGCTGTTCACCAGCACCGGGCTCGGTACGGATCACGAGGCCGGCCGGCTGTTCGTCGGAGAACTCGTACTGGAACTCGGGGGTGAGCCCCTCGTCGCCCAGGATGAATCCGACGTCGCCCTCGGAACGTCCGGGCAGCTGGGCAGGGATCGTGATGATCGCCGGTCCGTCGGAGACGGTGATCGTCACCACTGCGTTCGGAGGCAGTTTCTGACCGGGAGCCGGATCCTGGTCGATCACCTGACCCTTGGGTGCGGTGGGATCGGGCCTCCTGACGGTGTTCACGACGAAA is from Gammaproteobacteria bacterium and encodes:
- the gyrB gene encoding DNA topoisomerase (ATP-hydrolyzing) subunit B, whose translation is MNQRTPSDYDAKDITVLEGLDPVRRRPGMYIGSTGPRGLHHLLWEVVDNSIDEAMAGFCSRIEVTLLSDGGVRVKDNGRGIPVDRHPKTKESALTTVLTTLHAGGKFETGAYQVSGGLHGVGLSVVNALSERLDVEVTRDGYLWSQSFHLGNPISPIKKVKPARRTGTTTTFWPSPETFSETTTFNFQTVSSRLREMAFLNRGITIILRDERGEEPVEQAFQYKGGLIDFVKHLGASKEPVHPHIVYFEDVAEEAELEVAMQWMRNSYTETVLSFANNINTHEGGTHEEGFRKALTRALNEFARSKGILKEKDLNLNGEDVREGLTAIVSVKVREPQFEGQTKTKLGNTEVRGYVEKTLNRMLPEWLERRPGEARAIAEKAINASRARMAARKARELTRRKSMLESASLPGKLADCSSREAEESEMFIVEGDSAAGPAKQGRDSRTQAILPIRGKIINVEKARLTKALQNTEIQALITAIGTGIGEEFDLTKARYHKVVLLTDADVDGAHIRTLLLTFFFRHMKPLIEAGYVYIAQPPLYRVKQGKNVTYLADDAELAAYREQVGKKRVDVSRFKGLGEMNASELWETAMDPERRRLLRVDLDDATRAEEVFSTLMGDDVKARKLFIQQNAKDVRFLDV
- the gyrA gene encoding DNA gyrase subunit A produces the protein MADGHDIEIPAVDINHEVEKSFLEYAMSVIVSRALPDVRDGLKPVQRRIIYSMFESNMGPTTSFRKCSKVVGDVMGNYHPHGNDAIYDALVRMGQDFSSRYPLIDKQGNFGTVDDPPAAMRYTESRLTHLAMKLLEGIRENTVDFTENYSGESSEPVVLPARFPNLLVNGSTGIAVGMATNIPPYNLGEIIDAALFALRNPDAPVEDYLEIVKGPDFPTGGYLVGRRGIHEALTTGRGSVKMRAVTDVQEIRKGRTAIIVSELPYQVSHDRVLEKIAALVHGKKITGIADLRNASSDRVGTRLVIELKKDAIPQVVLNQLFKMTQLQETFGVNAVALVDGVPRTMNIAQMIGYYLDHQMEVVERRTRFRLDEAKRRAHIVEGLLIALDNIDEVIAIIRNSDDTAVARTALIEKFKLSEIQANHILDMQLRRLTALETSKLRDEYATLEETIADLEAILADPARRRSIITEDLEEIKEKFADPRRSHIIPDDGDLSLEDLIADEELVVTVSGNGYLKSVLARTYRSQGRGGRGVQGASLREDDVINHLVHTTAHSYLLFFTNRGKVHRVKAHQIPRKERTAKGVLAQAVLPLEPDERIEAVIDTRDYERSRYLVMVTKMGLVKKTAFRDYDSRNATLVAISLQEGDEVVAVRTTDGEDELLLFTSNGQGIRFSERDLRPMGRATRGVRGIRLRDGDAVISAASSKDGEEVLLITSGGYGKRVKMSEFPIQRRGGIGVKSMKLTRVRGRLIAGRAVATGAEVFAISSDGVVIRINTKTISRQKREARGVKVMNVVPGVEVTAIAPVPVED
- a CDS encoding methyltransferase domain-containing protein, with the translated sequence MSREIWNARYAERELIWSAEPNELLVTRTERLAPGRALDIGAGEGRNALWLAERGWQVTAVDFSDVAIAKGREAAHHRGVEVEWIIADLQTYVPTERSFDLVIEFYIHIPEPWRPQIWRRAADAVAEGGTLLIVGHDVSNLEGGHGGPQNPAALFAPQDVVGAIEGLDVLEAEQVVRDVDGQIAIDALVLARRGVNRL
- a CDS encoding acetyl-CoA C-acyltransferase, coding for MRRAVIVDAVRTPAGRRDGYLREWHPADLAGHVLYALVKRTGLDPAIVDDVIMGCVSQTGEQAFNIGRNALLAAGFPESVPGVTIDRQCGSSQQAAHFGAQGIMAGVYDVVIAAGVESMTRIPMGVTASQGPGYPFGTKVTERYELVPQGLSAEMIADEWDLSRERLDEISLASQRRAAQATDEGRFKSEIVPTPGPDGVPVTVDEGIRRDTSAERLAALRPAFKPDGKVTAGNSSQISDGAAAVLIMSEDKAHELGMQPLARFVDFAVVGVDPVTMLKGPIPATKKVLDRAGLTLDQIDRFEINEAFASVIGAWLIEMDEDPDALWKRTNVNGGAIALGHPLGCSGAKLMTTLVHELRRSGSRYGLQAMCEGGGMANATIVERIE
- a CDS encoding cell division protein CrgA produces the protein MPKSKNRKKKRQSQSHGPARPAPKRKPPSPQWYVITMFALMGLGVLLVVLNYIFVFFGGWGLWVGLAALAGGFFMTTNYR
- a CDS encoding A/G-specific adenine glycosylase, encoding MLQQTQASRVAEAYLRFLDRFPNPASAARARAAEILAMWSGLGYNTRALRLREAARSIESDGWPTTAKTLQSLPGVGPYTAAAVACFAFGEQVPTVDTNLRRVLSRWVGRPLDGAELADVAAGVLAAGAAVDWNQAVMDLGAALCRPRRPACGSCPVASWCTGPDVYASPRPQGRFDGSIRQARGAILRSLIHGDRIHRSDLIKSLPAALLEEAITDLIHDGIVAEEGGYVSLVD